A single genomic interval of Malania oleifera isolate guangnan ecotype guangnan chromosome 13, ASM2987363v1, whole genome shotgun sequence harbors:
- the LOC131145671 gene encoding zinc finger BED domain-containing protein RICESLEEPER 2-like: MSNDLPIEVEVPNLEDAIMMQANSQHQPSNPSMTSESATNPPTQSNQKMRKRMRPRSEVWDHFTKFVTKSGEIKETKETQLNYQPASKNIEGSEATLTSWKFDQEAIRKALSYMLTVDELPFKFVENMRFKHLMKVVCPRFRIPSSWIISRDCYDLYMKERLKLKKFLKTSSQRVSFTTDTWTSLQKVNYMCLTAHFISNDWTLNKKILNFCPIYSHKSEVIGMAIERCLLDWGVDNVFTMTVDNASSNDVAIAYIKRKVSNWRKDILGGKFLHMRCIAHIINLVVQDGLKEMGDSVAHVRDTVRYVRHSPAGLKNFKRCAEVEKVECKKMLCLDVSTRWNSTYLMLDTTQRYEMAFDRFRDKDPSFRIELETRDDIPSSFDWEKVRKFVMFLEHFYELTIRVSGSLYVTSNTFFDEISGIDCLLKEWENSDDLECKLGFVQYDLSTMYEGDRGLLVGKKVQDTTFELFVEYKKLSQSKNEESNKSETSSSTCSTGQGEAAERKFKVLYQKYKTQIGGGDNKLELDRYLGEDCEKDVKGFDILEWWKLNSQRFLVLSQMVRDVLAVPIFTVASEIDLGSSGTNVGGDGAGPSSMGGRNSDAVLRSVTQQVMDKMARSSGEHICTIEQFTRMRPSSFSGGADPLAAENWVIGFQTQTFAEVVDRAAIIESHMQRGATHSFVSSGYVRLSEFETQFLDIELFVTTPSGSVVRCRKEQKAGALSGQEDLHGGRSDAWNTGGWPEMRVWQEEEEEAEAARESKRWPAFGWVAGLLL; encoded by the exons ATGAGCAATGACTTGCCTATAGAGGTGGAGGTGCCAAACTTGGAGGATGCAATAATGATGCAAGCTAATTCCCAACATCAGCCTTCAAATCCCAGCATGACAAgtgagagtgctactaatcctccTACTCAATCTAATCAAAAAATGAGGAAGAGAATGAGACCAAGATCTGAAGTGTGGGATCACTTCACTAAATTTGTGACGAAGTCTGGTGAAATTAAGG AAACAAAAGAGacacaattaaattatcaaccaGCTTCAAAAAATATAGAGGGCTCAGAGGCAACTCTTACAAGTTGGAAATTTGACCAAGAGGCAATTCGAAAGGCATTATCTTACATGCTTACTGTTGATGAATTGCCttttaaatttgtagagaatatgAGATTCAAACATCTTATGAAAGTTGTATGCCCTCGTTTTCGAATTCCATCAAGCTGGATAATTTCTAGGGATTGTTATGACCTTTACATGAAAgagaggttaaagttgaaaaagtttttgaaaacctcATCTCAAAGGGTTAGTTTCACAACTGATACATGGACTTCTTTGCAAAAGGTCAATTATATGTGTTTGACTGCACACTTTATAAGTAATGATTGGACTTTGAACAAAAAGATCCTTAACTTTTGTCCAATTTATAGTCATAAAAGTGAAGTGATAGGTATGGCCATTGAGAGGTGTTTGCTTGACTGGGGAGTTGATAATGTGTTTACAATGACTGTAGATAATGCAAGTTCAAATGACGTTGCAATTGCCtacataaaaagaaaagtttcaaattggagAAAAGACATTCTAGGGGGCAAATTCTTGCACATGAGATGCATTGCACatataattaacctagttgtgcaAGATGGTTTGAAAGAAATGGGGGATTCAGTTGCTCATGTTAGAGACACAGTCAGATATGTTAGACATTCACCTGCTGGGTTGAAAAATTTCAAGCGTTGTGCAGAAGTAGAAAAAGTAGAATGCAAAAAGATGTTATGCCTAGATGTTAGCACTCGATGGAATTCTACTTATTTGATGCTAGACACAACTCAAAGATATGAAATGGCTTTTGATAGGTTTAGGGATAAAGATCCTTCATTTAGAATTGAGCTTGAGACTAGGGATGACATACCAAGTAGTTTTGATTGGGAAAAAGTCAGaaaatttgtgatgtttttgGAGCACTTCTATGAACTCACTATACGAGTTTCAGGTTCTTTATATGTTACAAGTAATACATTTTTTGATGAAATTAGTGGGATTGATTGTCTTCTAAAAGAGTGGGAAAATAGTGATGACCTGGA ATGTAAGTTGGGATTTGTGCAATATGATCTTTCTACTATGTATGAAGGTGACAGAGGTTTATTGGTGGGGAAAAAGGTTCAAGATACAACATTTGAATTGTTTGTTGAGTATAAAAAGTTGtcacaatctaaaaatgaagaatcaaacaAAAGTGAAACTTCAAGCTCCACTTGCTCCACTGGTCAAGGTGAAGCAGCagaacgaaagttcaaagttttgtATCAAAAGTACAAGACTCAAATTGGAGGTGGAGATAATAAATTAGAATTGGATAGGTATTTAGGGGAGGATTGTGAAAAGGACGTGAAGGgctttgatattttggagtggtggAAGTTAAATAGTCAAAGGTTTCTCGTCCTTTCACAGATGGTTCGTGATGTTTTAGCAGTACCCATCTTTACAGTTGCTTCAGA gatagacctagggagcagtggtacgaatgttgGAGGTGacggagcaggaccttccagtatggggggTAGAAATTCCGATGCGGTATTGCGTagcgtcacccaacaggtgatggaTAAGATGGCCAGAAGCTCGGGAGAGCATatctgcacgatcgagcagtttacgcgaatGAGACCTTCGTCATTTTCTGGAGGAGCGGACCCTTTAGCAGCTGAGAACTGG GTTATTGGATTTCAGACTCAGACATTTGCGGAGGTTGTGgacagagctgcgattattgagagtcaCATGCAGAgag gtgccacccactcaTTTGTGTCATCAGGATATGTTAGATTGTCTGAATTTGAGACACAGTTTCTAGATATTGAGTTGTTTGTAACTACACCGTCtggatcagtggtgagatgtaggaag GAACAGAAAGCTGGCGCCCTGTCTGGACAGGAGGACCTTCACGGCGGCAGAAGTGATGCGTGGAATACTGGTGGTTGGCCGGAGATGAGGGTCtggcaggaagaagaagaagaagcagaagcagcCAGAGAATCAAAG CGGTGGCCGGCGTTCGGCTGGGTTGCTGGTCTGTTGCTGTGA